The stretch of DNA TACGTGCAGGCGTTCATCTTCGTCTCCGGGGTCAGCTTCCTCGCGACCGAAGGCGACCGGATCGCCTTCTTCTTCCGGAGCGTCCCCTTCTGCTTCTACGCGATCTTCGCCGTCCTCGGGACCTTCCTCCTGAGCATCGAGAAACCCCTGTTCCTCGGCAAGCGCCTGAAGGCGGCGATGGACCGCAGCCGCGCGACCGGCGAGCTCGACGACGCCGACGCCGAACCGCTGAGCGCGAAGGAGCTGCAGGGCGGCCAGGTGCCGGAGGGCTACAAGCCCCACGTCCTCGAGTTCTTCCTGCCCCTCATCCTGCTGATCGCCGTCGCCGTCGGCACGTTCATCGCCTACGGCTCGCCCAACGTGCAATGGGCGTTCGGCGGCGCGCTGCTGCTCGCCTCGGCCATGGCGCTCGGCAAGGGGATGGCGCTCAAGGACCTCCTGGCGGGCTATCACGACGGCATCAAGGGCGTCGTCCTCGGCTCGGTCATCCTGCTCCTCGCCATCACCATCGGCGGTATCAGCGTCCAGACCGGCGGCGGGGTCTTCCTCGTCGATCAGCTCGGCGGGAACATCCCCTACTTCCTGATGCCGGTCATCCTGCAGGTGATGACCATGGTGATCGCCTTCTCGACCGGCACGAGCTGGGGCACTTACGCCGTCGCGTTCCCGCTCGCGATGCCACTCGCCTGGGCCGTCGCCAACGCGCAGGGGCTCTCGCATCCCGAGCTGTTCATGACCGTCTGCTTCGCCGCCGTCATGGACGGCAGCGTCTTCGGCGATCAGTGCTCGCCCATCTCCGACACCACCGTGCTCAGCTCCGTCTGCACCGGCTGCGACCTGATGGACCACGTCAAGACGCAGATCCCGCAGGCGACCGTGGCGGCGCTGATGGCGTCGCTCTGCTGGACGTTGGTCGCGTTCTTCACGGCGTAGCGCAAGGTGCGCCGCCGGTGCGCCGGCCTGGTGCGCCGGCCTCCAGGCCGGCATCCTCTCAAACCGGCACCCCGCAAACGCTAGAACTTCAGCGTGACCGTCGCGTTCAACGTCCGCCCCATCAACCGAATGTCGTTCTCGATGATCTCGTCCTCGATGACCTCGAACTCCTTGTACCAGACGTTCTGCCGGTTGTAGAGGTTGAACAGGGTGAGGCTGAACACGCCCCGCATGGCGTCGCGGAAATAGAACTCGCGATTGATCGCCACGTCCAGGCGGTGGTAGGCGGGCAGCCGGCCGC from Acidobacteriota bacterium encodes:
- a CDS encoding sodium:proton antiporter, with protein sequence MTTGIQKFTIFACALLTSWIVGATVPPTWIVDQVTLDARTDDDGRLYYLAEGEPAYFDPVPIAEAQIDPAVVDGSTDVPPVTEEFVVATETRDGQTETVYYQLRAQRHWGYFSLLPAFVAVLLCWVTREPVTSLGAGIVAGALLLGQYDITGEVLIPSLSTTNAAGILLLYLWLLGGLMGVWSRTGAARAFAEFMTRRFVRGPRSAKLVAWMLGIVFFQGGTVSTVVVGTTVKPIADQQRVSHEELAYIVDSTASPIASQLAFNAWPGYVQAFIFVSGVSFLATEGDRIAFFFRSVPFCFYAIFAVLGTFLLSIEKPLFLGKRLKAAMDRSRATGELDDADAEPLSAKELQGGQVPEGYKPHVLEFFLPLILLIAVAVGTFIAYGSPNVQWAFGGALLLASAMALGKGMALKDLLAGYHDGIKGVVLGSVILLLAITIGGISVQTGGGVFLVDQLGGNIPYFLMPVILQVMTMVIAFSTGTSWGTYAVAFPLAMPLAWAVANAQGLSHPELFMTVCFAAVMDGSVFGDQCSPISDTTVLSSVCTGCDLMDHVKTQIPQATVAALMASLCWTLVAFFTA